A region of the Myxococcus stipitatus DSM 14675 genome:
ACAAGGTGGAGGGCATGGCGACCGCGGGGGAGAAGACCTTCGACGCGGCGCTGGAGGAGGGCTACACGCACGCGGCGACGGCCAAGCCGCCGGCGGCTCCCGCGACCGCGGCGGCTCCCGCGCAGGCGGCTCCAGGGGGGCTCGCCGGGGTGCTCGCGGCCGGCAGCATCGCGGCCGCGGCGCTGGGTTCATCGTTCGCCTTCATCGTCTCGCAGGTGAAGTCGCTGTCGATGGCGGATGTCATCACCGCCGCGTCCATCATCGCCATCGTGGTGATGGCCCCCGCGGGCTTGATGGGCTGGCTGAAGCTGCGCCGGCGCAACCTGGCGCTGCTGCTGGAGGGCTCGGGCTGGGCGCTCAATGACCGGCTGATGCTCACGCGAGGACTCTCCACCCTGGTGACACGTCGCCCCCGGCTCCCTCAGGGCTCCCGCGTGGACCACCGGGACATGGTGCGCCCCGCGTTGCTCGCGCAGATGGAGGACGATGGCGAGACGGAGGGCCTGTCGGGCTGGTCGCGCCTGGGGCTGGGAGTCCTCATCGCGTTCGTCCTGCTCTGGCAGGTGCGAAACCCCATCCTCACGTGGGTGTGCGAGAAGGCCTGGTTGTCGGAGGCCACGTGCGTCGCGCTGCTTCCCGCGCCCCCGGCCGTCCCGGCGCCGCCTCCTCCGGCCGCGGCCCCGCCCGCTCCGGCTCCGGCGAAGTAGGCGTTTCGCGGGGCCCGGAATCTTGCGAGGCTCTCCGGGCCCCCTACGCTCCTGCCCGCCATGACGAACCTGTCGCCGCTCTTGGAGAAGTTCCGGGTCCACCTCGAGGACGAGAAGGGGTCGTCACCGCACACGGTGCGCAACTACCTCATCGACCTCGTCGACTTCGAGCGCTACCTCACCGAGCGGATGAAGCTGTCGCTGCTGGCCGGGACTCACGCCGCGATTCGCGGCTACCTGGGCACGCTCAGCGTGGACCATGCCCCCGCGAGCCGCGCCCGGCGCCTGGCCTCCATCAAGTCCTTCTACAAGTACCTGGTGCGGCAGAAGCTGCTCCCCGCCAGCCCCGCGAAGCTGGTGAAGAGCCCGAAGCTGCCCAAGGCGCTGCCCAAGGTCCTGCCCGTGGAGGAGGTGTTCGCCCTCCTGGACGTGCATGACCTGAAGTCCGTGCTGGGCCTCCGGGACAAGGCCATCCTGGAGCTGCTCTACGGCGGCGGGCTGCGTATCAGCGAGCTGTGCTCACTCGACCTGCTCGACGTGGACCGTCGTGGGCGCATCATTCGCGTCATGGGCAAGGGCAGCAAGGAGCGGCTCGTGCCCGTCAACGCGCAGGCCATCCGCGCGCTCGAGGCGTACCTGGCCCGCCGGGGAGAGCTGCTCGCGGAGCCCCATCCCACGCAGGCTCCGGAGGCCATCTTCCTCAACTTCCGGGGCGGTCGGCTCACACCCCGCAGCATCCGCCGCCACCTGGACGCGCACGTGCTGAAGTGCGCGCTGGCTCGCAAGGTGAGTCCGCACGCGCTGCGCCACTCCTTCGCCACGCACCTGTTGGGCGGCGGCGCGGACATCCGCAGCATCCAGGAGCTGCTGGGCCACGCGAGCCTGTCCACCACGCAGCGCTATACCCACGTCACCTGGGAGCAGCTCCAGCAGGTCTACGACGCCGCCCATCCCCGGGCGTGAGGCGGAGGCCGCCGCGCCCGCGCCCGGAGAAACGGTGCGGGAGCGGACAGGCAGGCGGTGTTCCTTGGAAACGTGGCGCGCGGCTTGTTAAACCCGCTCCATGTTCCACGGCACCACCATTCTTTGTGTGCGGCGCGACGGGAAGGTCGCCATCGCGAGCGATGGCCAGGTCTCCCTCGAGAAGACGGTGATGAAGAACACGGCGAAGAAGGTCCGCAAGCTGGGCGAGGGGCAGGTCCTCGCCGGCTTCGCGGGCAGCACCGCCGATGCCTTCACCTTGTTCGAGCGCTTCGAGGGCAAGCTCAAGGAGCACCAGAAGAACATGGCGCGCGCGTGCGTCGAGCTGGGCAAGGACTGGCGCACCGACCGCTTCCTGCGGCGCCTGGAGGCCCTGCTCATCGTCGCGGACCGGGAGAAGACCTTCATCCTCTCCGGCGCGGGTGACGTGATTGAGCCGGACTACGGCATCGCCGCCGTGGGCAGCGGAGGTCCGTACGCGTTCGCCGCCGCGCGAGCCCTCATGGCGCACACCCAGATGTCCGCGCGCGACGTGGCCCACCAGTCGCTCACCATCGCTGGTGAAATCGACATCTACACCAACTCCCACATCTCTCTCGAAGAGCTCTAGGAGCCACCCCTTGGCTGAGACGCGAAAGACCTCCACCTTCACGCCCCGCGAGGTGGTGGGGGAGCTGGACCGCTACATCGTCGGTCAGAGTGCCGCCAAGCGCGCGGTGGCCATCGCGCTGCGCAACCGGTGGCGCCGTCAGCAGGTCTCCGACGACCTGCGCGACGAAATCCATCCGAAGAACATCATCATGATGGGCCCCACCGGCGTGGGGAAGACGGAGATTGCCCGAAGGCTCGCGAAGCTGGCCCAGGCGCCCTTCGTCAAGGTGGAGGCCTCCAAGTTCACGGAGGTCGGCTACGTGGGACGCGACGTGGAGTCGATGATTCGCGACCTCGTCGAAGCCGCCATCTCGCTGGTGCGGGACGAGGAGACGGAGAAGGTCCGTCCGCGCGCCGAGGAGATGGCCGAGGACCGGCTCATGGAGCTGCTCTCGAACAACGGCGCTCCGCGCACGCCCTCCTCGCCGCCGCCGTTCGGCTTCTCGCCGCCGCCTCCTCCCGCGCCACAGCGCCTGGGAGACTCCGAGCGCGAGAAGCTGCGCGCCCAGCTGCGCGCGGGCACGCTCGATGACCAGTTCGTCGAGCTGGAGATGAGCGACAGCGCGCCCACCTTCATGCGCGGCTTCTCGGGGCAGGGGATGGAGGAGATTGGCGTCAACCTCCAGGACCTCTTCAAGAACATGCCGGGCATGAACAAGACGCGCCGCCGCCGGGTGCGCGTGCCCGAGGCTCTCCAGCTCCTGCGCCAGGAAGAAGCCCAGAAGCTGGTGGACCCGGACCGCGTGCAGCGCGAGGCCGTGGCCCGCGCCGAGTCGAGCGGCATCGTGTTCATCGACGAAATCGACAAGATCGCCAGCCGCGAGGGTGGCGGCAAGGGCGGCGGAGGCCCGGACATCTCGCGCGAGGGCGTGCAGCGCGACATCCTCCCCATCGTCGAGGGCTCCACCGTCAACACCAAGTACGGCATGGTGAAGACGGACCACATGCTCTTCATCGCCGCGGGAGCGTTCCACGTCTCCAAGCCCAGCGACCTCATCCCGGAGCTCCAGGGCCGCTTCCCCATCCGCGTGGAGCTGGAGCCGCTCTCCGGCGACGACCTCATCCGCATCCTGAAGGAGCCGAAGAACTCCCTGCTGCGGCAGTACACC
Encoded here:
- a CDS encoding tyrosine recombinase XerC is translated as MTNLSPLLEKFRVHLEDEKGSSPHTVRNYLIDLVDFERYLTERMKLSLLAGTHAAIRGYLGTLSVDHAPASRARRLASIKSFYKYLVRQKLLPASPAKLVKSPKLPKALPKVLPVEEVFALLDVHDLKSVLGLRDKAILELLYGGGLRISELCSLDLLDVDRRGRIIRVMGKGSKERLVPVNAQAIRALEAYLARRGELLAEPHPTQAPEAIFLNFRGGRLTPRSIRRHLDAHVLKCALARKVSPHALRHSFATHLLGGGADIRSIQELLGHASLSTTQRYTHVTWEQLQQVYDAAHPRA
- the hslU gene encoding ATP-dependent protease ATPase subunit HslU encodes the protein MAETRKTSTFTPREVVGELDRYIVGQSAAKRAVAIALRNRWRRQQVSDDLRDEIHPKNIIMMGPTGVGKTEIARRLAKLAQAPFVKVEASKFTEVGYVGRDVESMIRDLVEAAISLVRDEETEKVRPRAEEMAEDRLMELLSNNGAPRTPSSPPPFGFSPPPPPAPQRLGDSEREKLRAQLRAGTLDDQFVELEMSDSAPTFMRGFSGQGMEEIGVNLQDLFKNMPGMNKTRRRRVRVPEALQLLRQEEAQKLVDPDRVQREAVARAESSGIVFIDEIDKIASREGGGKGGGGPDISREGVQRDILPIVEGSTVNTKYGMVKTDHMLFIAAGAFHVSKPSDLIPELQGRFPIRVELEPLSGDDLIRILKEPKNSLLRQYTALLATEGVRLSFTDDAVTELARIAQQANERTQNIGARRLHTVLERLLDEVSFSASELGPRDFQVDGNYVRERLGAIIQDEDLSRYIL
- the hslV gene encoding ATP-dependent protease subunit HslV, which translates into the protein MFHGTTILCVRRDGKVAIASDGQVSLEKTVMKNTAKKVRKLGEGQVLAGFAGSTADAFTLFERFEGKLKEHQKNMARACVELGKDWRTDRFLRRLEALLIVADREKTFILSGAGDVIEPDYGIAAVGSGGPYAFAAARALMAHTQMSARDVAHQSLTIAGEIDIYTNSHISLEEL